TCCACACCCTGAACGGCAGCGCCTTCGGCATGGTGAGGCTCATAGCGGCGCTGCTCGAGCACTACCAGAACGAAGACGGCAGCGTGACGGTGCCTGAGGTGCTCAGGCCCTACCTTGGCAGCGACAGGCTGACCTAGGACTCGAAACCATCGCTTTCGAGCGCCGAGCCGGCAGGCTTCACCTGGGCTGGTGGTGGCGCCCCTGCCCCTCGAGCTAAGCCTTTACCCGCTGCCCGTATTCCGCTATCATCTCCCTGACTCTTGGGAGCAACTCGACGGGCACGGTAACTACAGACTGCTCGCCGCTCGCAAAGGCGGCCTCGTCTTCGAGCGCCGCCTCCTCTTCGCTTTGGTTCTCGTAGTGCTCGAGCACACGGCGTACCCTGGCCTCGTCCCAGCCTTCAGGCGGTTTTGCTGTCTTCATGCTCTTCTCCCTTTTTGGCGCCGGCGGAATGCCGCCAGGGGTTTTCCCTTCAGCTCGTATGCCGTGATGACGAACATTCCCTGTGGCTCGGGCACATAGATGACTTTGAGGTAGCGACCGCTCTCGGTTTGGCCCACGGAAACCCGTGCGCCTTCCTTGCCCGCATAATCCTCAACAGGACTTTTCAAGACGGCTTCAACCTCATCTTCGTCCACATTATGCCGCAGGATGTGGGGCAGGCCTGTGTCGGCGTCGATGTAGAAGCGCACCGCCATGTGAGGAGTGTAGCGCATTAGTGGCATCGAGCGCCAGGGAGTGCCTTTGGTATGGTTGCTCGAGCACTACCGGAACGAAGACGGCACGGTGACGCTGCCCGAGGTGCTCAGGCCCATGATGGACAGAGAGGCTCGAGTAGCTGCGCTGGCACAAAAAAAGAGGAGCGGGTGGTTTGCCCGCCCCTCGGCTTTTGCTCGAGAGTCTTAGTGCTCAAGGTCTTAGTGCTCGAGAGTCTTACTGGCCCGCCAACTCCTCGAGCTGCTCGTCTAGGATGTCGTTGGCCTCTGCGTTGAGGGCCTCCAGGGTGCTCGTCACGTCGGCGCCGCCGATAATCCGCGCCACCGCCTCCGAAACGCGGCCGCGCACGAAGTCATAACCGGGCACGGGCGGCTCCGAGATGCCGTACTGGAGCAGCTCGAAGGCGGCGGCGTAGGTGGGGTTCTGCTCGAGGTAGTCGGCCGCGGCCGCGGCCGAGCTCCGGCGCACCGGGAAGTAGTTCGAGGCGGTCGCCCACTCGGCCTGGACCTCGGGCGAGGTGTAGTACTTCAGGAAGACCCAGGTGGCCAGTTGCCTTTCCGGGCTGCCGGTGTCGGGCATGCTGACGCTGGCGCCCTGGATGTTGGTGACCGGCTCCGGGGTGGTGTGCGGCACGGTGGCGACGCTCCAGTCGTGGCCGGTGCCCGCCGCGACCGCCTCTTCGTAGAAGGGCAGGCCCGACGACGAGCCCACCGTGAACATCAGCGTGCCCGCGCCGAAGTCGGTCTGGTCGCCATACTGCTCCGCGACGGGGCTGACGCAGCCCTCTTCGACCATGTCCTGCAAGAAGGTCATCGCTTCGATGGCCGCGGGGTCGTCGTAGGAGTAGCGGTTGCTCTCGTAGTCGTAGACGTTGCCGCCGAAGGCGAAGACCCAGGAGGCGAAGTTGCTG
This region of Deinococcota bacterium genomic DNA includes:
- a CDS encoding DUF4258 domain-containing protein; this translates as MAVRFYIDADTGLPHILRHNVDEDEVEAVLKSPVEDYAGKEGARVSVGQTESGRYLKVIYVPEPQGMFVITAYELKGKPLAAFRRRQKGRRA
- a CDS encoding ABC transporter substrate-binding protein is translated as MNASRMARALLGLGLVLALAAATAQADPWTEVDPSGQTVAFWHNHTGPREEVLTGIINAFNEENEHGITVDAQYQGNYPEIFNQMLVRLGTPDVPDLVVAYQNQAATYQLADGLIDMASLVESPEWGLTEEEIADFFPGFWQQDIFPTFGGARLGFPPNRSVDVLYYNLDWLEELGFDSPPETVEQFREMACAAARAPFSRNTTGVSQGYQLDTGASNFASWVFAFGGNVYDYESNRYSYDDPAAIEAMTFLQDMVEEGCVSPVAEQYGDQTDFGAGTLMFTVGSSSGLPFYEEAVAAGTGHDWSVATVPHTTPEPVTNIQGASVSMPDTGSPERQLATWVFLKYYTSPEVQAEWATASNYFPVRRSSAAAAADYLEQNPTYAAAFELLQYGISEPPVPGYDFVRGRVSEAVARIIGGADVTSTLEALNAEANDILDEQLEELAGQ